The following coding sequences lie in one Rutidosis leptorrhynchoides isolate AG116_Rl617_1_P2 chromosome 4, CSIRO_AGI_Rlap_v1, whole genome shotgun sequence genomic window:
- the LOC139844820 gene encoding proteasome subunit beta type-1-like, with translation MPKEQANWSPYDNNGGTCVAIAGADYCVIAADTRMSTGYSILTRDYSKICKLADKSFMASSGFQADVKALQKVLSSRHLIYQHQHNKQMSCPAMAQLLSNTLYYKRFFPYYAFNVLGGLDSEGKGCVFTYDAVGSYERVGYSAQGSGATLITPFLDNQLKSPSPLLLPAKDAVTPLSESEAVDLVKTCFSSATERDIYTGDSVEIIILNANGVRRESEQLRRD, from the exons atgcctAAGGAACAAGCTAACTGGTCTCCGTATGACAACAATGGAGG AACATGTGTTGCGATTGCTGGTGCGGATTACTGTGTGATTGCAGCTGATACTCGAATGTCTACCGGTTACAGTATTCTCACCAGAGATTACTCTAAAATCTGTAAATT AGCGGACAAAAGTTTCATGGCTTCTTCAGGATTCCAGGCCGATGTGAAAGCGCTTCAAAAGGTTCTGTCTTCTAGACACCTG ATTTATCAACACCAGCACAACAAACAGATGAGTTGCCCTGCTATGGCTCAGCTCCTCTCGAATACACTATATTACAAACGATTTTTCCCATACTATGCTTTCAATGTTTTAGGTGGCCTCGATAGTGAAG GAAAGGGATGTGTCTTCACATATGATGCCGTTGGATCCTATGAGAGGGTTGGATACAGTGCGCAAGGTTCTGGTGCCACTCTCATTACTCCATTCCTTGACAACCAGCTTAAATCCCCCAGCCCTCTTTTGTTACCTGCAAAG GATGCTGTTACGCCACTTTCAGAATCTGAAGCTGTTGATTTGGTGAAGACTTGCTTTTCATCAGCAACAGAAAGAGATATATACACC GGAGATAGTGTAGAAATCATAATCCTGAATGCTAATGGTGTTCGTCGTGAAAGTGAACAACTCCGCAGGGATTAG
- the LOC139842481 gene encoding protein transport Sec1a-like — translation MSCTDSDSSSHGNGDYKTFRQISRDRLLYEMLKSSSSGDARSSWKVLIMDKVTVKVMSASCKMTDITDQGVSLVEDIFKRRQPMPSMDVIYFIQPIKENLIMFLSDMSGREPLYKKAFIYFSCPASKDLISKIKSDMSVLPRIGALREMNLEYFPIESQAFTTDHDRALQDLYSQSAENSRQVDASLNIIAGRISTVFASMKEFPVVWYRAKGMDGSSAATQRDLVPVKLASAVWNCITMYKTTIPNFPQTETCELLIVDRSLDLIAPIIHEWTYDAMCHDLLELDGNKYVQEVVNKPGSEPQKKEFLLEDHDPVWLEMRHLHIAEASEKLSDRMQNFMSKNKAAQLQQRDGSELSTREIQKMVQALPQYNEQMEKLSLHVEIAGKINKAIRDEGLRDLGQVEQDLVFGDAGTKEVINCLRTYQDTKPEYKLRLMMIYAMTHPEKFEGDKATKLMQLAKLPPEDMKVIQNIKLLEGSNSKKKHHGSFSLKFDTQKRNHAIRKDRTGEEETWQLTRFYPMLEELLEKLGKRELPKDEYQCMNSPSSSSQSGSTHSTHDTSARSGAANHPHSRRSRRTATWAKPRSSADGHSSSASTSTSSDFKNMGQRIFVFIIGGATRSELRVCHKLTAKLKREVILGSTSFDDPTQYIAKVKMLSEKGHSR, via the exons ATGTCATGCACAGATTCCGATTCATCATCTCACGGCAACGGAGATTATAAAACTTTCCGTCAAATCAGCCGTGATC GGTTGTTATATGAGATGCTCAAATCATCTTCATCAGGGGACGCAAGATCAAGTTGGAAG gtaCTTATTATGGATAAAGTCACCGTGAAAGTTATGTCTGCTTCATGCAAAATGACAGATATCACTGATCAAGGAGTTTCAT TGGTGGAAGACATTTTTAAGAGACGGCAACCTATGCCTTCTATGGATGTCATATACTTCATTCAGCCAATCAAAGAGAa CCTCATCATGTTCTTGTCTGACATGTCAGGAAGAGAACCTTTATATAAGAA AGCATTTATTTATTTTAGCTGTCCAGCCTCAAAGGATTTGATTAGTAAAATTAAGAGTGACATGAGTGTTTTACCACGCATTGGTGCTCTGAGAGAA ATGAATCTGGAATACTTCCCTATAGAAAGTCAG GCGTTCACAACTGATCATGATAGAGCTCTACAAGATCTCTACAGTCAAAGTGCTGAAAATTCTCGCCAAGTTGACGCTAGCTTGAACATTATTGCAGGTCGCATTTCTACCGTTTTTGCTTCAATGAAG GAGTTCCCTGTTGTATGGTACCGTGCAAAGGGCATGGATGGATCTAGTGCAGCAACACAACGGGACTTGGTGCCTGTAAAGCTTGCTTCTGCTGTTTGGAACTGTATTACAATGTATAAAACTACTATACCTAACTTTCCACAGACTGAAACATGTGAATTGCTCATAGTGGATAGATCACTTGATCTG ATTGCACCCATCATTCATGAATGGACTTATGATGCAATGTGCCATGATCTGTTAGAGTTGGATGGGAATAAATATGTGCAAGAG GTAGTTAATAAACCTGGCAGTGAGCCTCAGAAAAAAGAGTTCCTTTTAGAAGATCATGATCCAGTTTGGCTTGAAATGCGCCACCTACACATTGCTGAA GCTAGCGAAAAACTGAGTGACAGAATGCAAAATTTCATGTCAAAAAACAAAGCTGCACAATTACAACAAAG AGATGGTAGTGAGTTATCAACACGGGAGATACAGAAGATGGTTCAAGCTTTGCCACAATATAATGAACAAATGGAAAAACTTTCACTCCATGTAGAA ATTGCTGGAAAAATCAACAAAGCTATCAGAGATGAAGGGCTCAGAGATCTTGGTCAAGTTGAGCAGGATCTTGTATTTGGTGATGCTGGAACAAAGGAAGTCATTAACTGTTTAAGGACGTATCAG GACACAAAACCTGAATACAAGTTGAGATTAATGATGATTTATGCCATGACTCACCCCGAAAAGTTTGAGGGTGACAAAGCAACAAAGCTTATGCAG TTGGCAAAATTGCCTCCTGAGGATATGAAGGtaatacaaaatattaaattgctgGAGGGATCAAATAGCAAAAAGAAACACCATGGATCCTTCTCCTTAAAATTTGATACTCAAAAG AGGAATCATGCAATAAGAAAAGATAGAACAGGAGAGGAGGAAACATGGCAACTCACACGATTTTATCCCATGTTAGAG GAGTTGCTTGAAAAACTTGGGAAACGTGAATTGCCAAAGGACGAGTACCAATGCATGAACAGTCCAAGTTCAAGTTCTCAGAGTGGTTCTACTCATAGCACGCACGACACATCAGCAAGGAGCGGGGCCGCTAATCATCCACATTCAAGAAGATCAAGGAGGACTGCCACATGGGCAAAGCCCCGTTCATCTGCCGATGGACATTCGAG TTCTGCATCAACTAGTACATCTTCGGATTTCAAAAACATGGGACAGCGTATCTTTGTATTTATAATTGGTGGGGCCACTAGATCTGAG TTACGAGTTTGTCACAAGCTTACTGCCAAGTTAAAGAGGGAGGTTATACTAGGTTCAACTAGTTTCGATGATCCAACACAATATATCGCA AAAGTAAAGATGCTTTCCGAAAAAGGACACAGTCGATGA